The sequence below is a genomic window from Mycobacterium sp. ITM-2016-00316.
CTTACGAATGCTGGGCGTACCGATCGCCCGGTTGCAGTCATGGTGAGCGGGGTGGTGACGCCGGGGCGCAGTACCGTCACCGTCATCGCATACGGGTTCACGGCGTTGCCTGTATAGATAAACGTTGTCTGTGCCACAGTGCCATCGGCGCCGATCTGGGCGGCGTCATTTGCGTTGCCGGCAATGGTCGTGGTGATGGGGGTGATGGCGCCGGGACGTAACACGATCACCGTGGTCTCGTATTGGTCGGCGGTGCCGCTCACGAGTGTGGAGTTCGTGAACGCAACGGTGCCGTCGCTACCCACGGATCGGTAGTAGTTCAACACGTCTGCCGGAAGAGCTGCGCTGACGGTTCTGGTGATGGAGACGTCGGTGGGATCGATATCGACGTGCACATCAATGGTTTGGGTACCGCCGCGCCCGTCGGTAACCACGACACTGAACGTATCGGTTCCCTGGTCAGGATGCGTGTATGCGTTGAGCCTATCGGCCACTTCCGGGGTGTAAGCGTAAGCGCCGGTTGAGGTTACGGTGACCGTCCCGCCCCGCTCGGTCGTGGATGTCCACGTCGTCGCGCTGGGATTGGAAGAGCTGTAGTAGCGCAGGACGTCACCGTCGGGGTCCGTCCAGCCGATGGTGCTGACAACCGTCCCATCGCTGTGATCGACGGTCCGGGTTGGCGGGACGGCCGGCGGCACGGGGAGTTGGTTTTCGGGGTTCACTGCGACGCCAATTACCTGCACTGACGCCCAAGCCACCACTGCGTGGGTCGCACCGACGGCGTGGATATGGGGACCAGCGGTGGCGTCGCTGACGATCACGGCGAATGAATCCGTGCCGGTGTAGTCATCGCCATAGTCAAAGGGGGTGCCGTTATCGTTCGGGGTGTAGGTCCAGGTCCCGGTCGACTGGTCCACGGTGACGGTTCCGTGCGCGGGTGCGCCGGCGCCGCTCGCAGGGACGGTGTAGGTCAGGGCGTCACCGTCGGGATCGGAAGCGCCGAAGGTGCCGTGGACTTGACCGTTGCCGAGATCCTGACCGGTCTGTACCGGGGCCGCAATGGGTGTGTGGTTGGCATAGGCCTGATCGAACTGACGACGCAACAGCTCCAACGCTCCCCACAGGGACGGATTATCAAGCGGCGCCCCGGGACCAATCAGCGGCGCGAGTGCGGAAGCGACGGCATGCAGAACCCCACTGATCAGCGTGCCCGGCAGCGCCCGCAGCGTATCGATGAAGCTTGGCGCTGCGACGGTTGGGCCGGCCTGAGTGGGCGCATGGAGAGCAGCAGCGATGTTGGTCCGCTGCACATTCGGTTCGCCGGCCGCTGATGAGACCAGCTGTACCGTGGACTCGTGGTCAGCGACTCGATCTGGAGTGTCGTTCGGCACCACACCACCGCGGGCCTCATTCGTAGGCACCAGCCCACCCGTAGTGTTTTTCATCGGGAACGAATCGGATCTATCCGGTGCCGATGGCACTTCCTTCTCGGCAGCAGGCCCCGTCGGCGCGACGACCGGAACCGGCTGCGCCGGAGTCTCGGCCACATCGGGTATGACGTCCTCGGTGTCGACCTCAACAGGGCCCACAGGGACGTCGATATCAACACCGTCGCCCGGATCACCTTCCGTATGTGAAACGACAGGCTCGAACTCGGAGCTTTGACCTTCTCGGGCGGTAGCCGATGGCGCAGTCAGCGCACGTTTCACTCCGTCGCCGTCATCCACATCGTCATCCGGGTTGGACACAGCGGTGCCAGCCGACGACGTAGGCCTCGCCTGTGCTCCGCGGCGCTCTACAGAATTCGAAGGATGTGAGTTCGAGCTCGACACCGTCGACGTCGAACTCGGTTTGTCAGCTGCACCATGTGAAGGGGCTGCAGTACGGGACTCAATAGAGGCGCCACTTTTTTCGTTACCGGATGAAGTTCCCGATGCGGAGTCGTCAGCATGGGCAACGCCTGTGCTGCTCGCCAGCGCGACGCCGAGCGTGATGGCTCCGGTCCCTAGCCATCGATACGGCTCTCGTTGGCTTTGTGATCGGTGGCCGCCGCGACCCTTGGAAGCTGTAGCTTTGGCGTGCCGACCCGAACGATGCTTACCCGGCACACTCGCTCCTGTATTTTGGATGCTCAGCGCTGTAGATACGCCCGCTGAAATCTACCAACTGATTTGCGCGCACGTCCGTATCTTCCGTGCTTCTAGCGGCGCCTTCATCCGAACGGTGTACACGATCGCGGCGTCAAAGCCATTTTTCGGCCACTGACGGGACCAGAGACAAACAGAGTCGAGCATCACGACGACGACCAGCAGACGCACGCCACCATTCGAGGACTCCTGCTCGACCGACTGTCCACGGGTGAACGGATCGGATCCATTGAGTTTGCTTGCAGTGGGACTGGTTAGGGCTGCAACGAGGAAAGGCTGAAACCGGCGCCGGTCGGGTCGGCCACCGAGGCCAGCCGCCCGTACGGGGTGTCCTCGGCGGGCCGGGTGATGCTGCCGCCGTTGTCGACGATGAGTTGCTGGGCTTTGTCGACGTCCTCGGCGCCCAGGAAGAAGAACCAGTTGGACGGTTCGTCGGCGGCCATGAACGCGCCGCCGTCCATCACGCCGATGCGCTGTTCGCCGTCGAACACCACGGTGCTGTAACGGAACTCGTCGGAGTCCGCCTCGACCTGGGCCTGCCAGCCGAACACCGCGCGGTAGAAGTCCAGGGTTTCGGCGAAGTCCCGGGTGGTCAGCTGGTGCCAGACCGGTGCGCCCGCCACCCCGGTGGCCTCGAAGCCGAGATGCTCTGTGGGCTGCCATAATCCGATCATGCCGCCGGTCGGGTCGCAGACCATCGCCATCCGACCCTTGGCCGGGATGTCCATTGCTCCCCCACAGCTGAAGCCGCCGGCGGCGGTGATCGCCTCGATGGTGGCATCGGCGTCCGCGGTGTGCAGGTAGGTGTTCCAGCGGTCCGGCATGTTCCACTGCGGGTCATTCGGCATCAGCCCGGCCACCTGGACGCCGTCGACGAAGGCGCTGACGTAGCCGCCGTACTCAGGCCCGGCGGACTCGAAGGTCCAGCCGAAGACCGCACCGTAGAACTGTTGTGCGCGCCCGATTTCGGAGGTGGACAGGTCGATCCAGCAGGGGGCGCCCAGAGGGTGTGAGGTTGTCATGCCGGTACCGACTCGGGTGCCCGCGAAAACTCATCGCGGGCCGTGCCCAAAATCCGCGGAATGGTGGCAATCGCGTACTCGATAACAACCATTCCGCACAATCCTGCAGAAGCGACTACGAGTAAACCCGCTTGAACTGGTCCAGCGACTGCCGGATGTCACTCTTGAGCGCGCCCGCGACCACCATGCCGATCGGGCCGAACAGCGCGGGCCCGCCGAGGTGGATGTCCAGCTGCACCGAGGCACTTTCGGCGACCGGCTTGACCCGTGCGATCAGCTTGATCTTGACCCCGCCGACTCCGTTGCCGTTGAGCGTCATCGACTCCGGCGGCTTGTAGTTGACGATGGTCCACTTCACCCGGTTGAGCATGCCCTTGACCTCGACGATGGACTCGATCTCGGTGCCCTTGCCCAGCGTCTCGGGCAGCTCGGAGCGCCACATCTTGTGGATGCTCAGCCATTCCTTGAACCGGGCCAGATCCGAGGCGGCCTGCCAGGCCTGCTCCGGCGGCAGGGGAACGTCGACGGAGACGGAAAGCTTCGCCACCGTCAGGA
It includes:
- a CDS encoding Ig-like domain-containing protein; amino-acid sequence: MSNPDDDVDDGDGVKRALTAPSATAREGQSSEFEPVVSHTEGDPGDGVDIDVPVGPVEVDTEDVIPDVAETPAQPVPVVAPTGPAAEKEVPSAPDRSDSFPMKNTTGGLVPTNEARGGVVPNDTPDRVADHESTVQLVSSAAGEPNVQRTNIAAALHAPTQAGPTVAAPSFIDTLRALPGTLISGVLHAVASALAPLIGPGAPLDNPSLWGALELLRRQFDQAYANHTPIAAPVQTGQDLGNGQVHGTFGASDPDGDALTYTVPASGAGAPAHGTVTVDQSTGTWTYTPNDNGTPFDYGDDYTGTDSFAVIVSDATAGPHIHAVGATHAVVAWASVQVIGVAVNPENQLPVPPAVPPTRTVDHSDGTVVSTIGWTDPDGDVLRYYSSSNPSATTWTSTTERGGTVTVTSTGAYAYTPEVADRLNAYTHPDQGTDTFSVVVTDGRGGTQTIDVHVDIDPTDVSITRTVSAALPADVLNYYRSVGSDGTVAFTNSTLVSGTADQYETTVIVLRPGAITPITTTIAGNANDAAQIGADGTVAQTTFIYTGNAVNPYAMTVTVLRPGVTTPLTMTATGRSVRPAFVSADGAVTFVTHTRSSSSVESYEVTVTRLSSGATTPIIGSITSTLSPEYNVRIGTDGTVAVRTAVTGSGTAADPFQNAVAVFRPDAAAAETTTVTGYLSTEVYDDDDESWWVWADGTVALITATPSEIAGGTILTTVTLLRPGAALPDVTTVAGPAGSRVLAGDGSLVLTTSAGSGSSGDPYQTTVTIWRPGLAVPTATTVTGQPFWGTQVGADGTVALTTSLPTDSDGDPNHLTVTVLRPGAETPVSTTTVGWSSIFLGFPLGNYYFGPARVDGGGVVTLITVIDSGEENNIQVTVLRPGADTFDTLTLPYGLPWGLAQVGTDGTVAALTSSASGSGADSWQSFVAVLRPGSAAPVTTSVVGMPLGAPQMNADGTVVLTTLVQDNLQVYLMQSVITVAAPPSNTM
- a CDS encoding VOC family protein; translation: MTTSHPLGAPCWIDLSTSEIGRAQQFYGAVFGWTFESAGPEYGGYVSAFVDGVQVAGLMPNDPQWNMPDRWNTYLHTADADATIEAITAAGGFSCGGAMDIPAKGRMAMVCDPTGGMIGLWQPTEHLGFEATGVAGAPVWHQLTTRDFAETLDFYRAVFGWQAQVEADSDEFRYSTVVFDGEQRIGVMDGGAFMAADEPSNWFFFLGAEDVDKAQQLIVDNGGSITRPAEDTPYGRLASVADPTGAGFSLSSLQP
- a CDS encoding SRPBCC family protein, translated to MAKLSVSVDVPLPPEQAWQAASDLARFKEWLSIHKMWRSELPETLGKGTEIESIVEVKGMLNRVKWTIVNYKPPESMTLNGNGVGGVKIKLIARVKPVAESASVQLDIHLGGPALFGPIGMVVAGALKSDIRQSLDQFKRVYS